Proteins encoded in a region of the Panicum hallii strain FIL2 chromosome 3, PHallii_v3.1, whole genome shotgun sequence genome:
- the LOC112885829 gene encoding histone deacetylase 14 isoform X2 produces MLPLLRHCCAFGSHHPLTWRSIFQTSGREQKQIRSWSAQCSADNEGASVSEKDNPHKKLALPDNSLLDARILYCTSPALGHNKEAHPESNKRVPAIVDALEKLELSPKHRGSQVLEIQNFNPACLDDVARVHSRSYITGLEKAMSKASEEGLIFIEGTGPTYATETTFQESLLSAGAGITLVDSVVAASKLGPNPPLGFALVRPPGHHAVPQGPMGFCVFGNIAVAARHAQHQHGLKRVMIIDFDVHHGNGTSDAFYDDPDIFFLSTHQFGSYPGTGKINQVGQGDGEGATLNLPLPGGAGDYAMRCAFDEVIAPSAQRFKPDIILVSAGYDAHALDPLAGLQFTTGTFYMLASSIKQLAKELCGGRCIFFLEGGYNLQSLSSSVADTFCAFLDEPSLAAQFDDPAMLFEEPTWKIKEAIEKAKGIHSL; encoded by the exons ATGTTGCCTTTGCTCAGACATTGTTGTGCCTTTGGAAGTCATCATCCCTTAACCTGGAGGAGCATCTTCCAAACATCGGGAAGAGAACAAAAACAAATCAGGAGTTGGAGTGCACAGTGCTCGGCAGATAATGAGGGAGCTTCTGTATCAGAGAAAGACAATCCTCATAAGAAATTAGCATTACCTGATAATTCACTTCTCGATGCTCGTATTCTCTATTGTACCTCTCCTGCCCTGGGTCATAACAAA GAAGCACATCCAGAATCTAACAAAAGAGTGCCTGCAATAGTTGATGCTCTCGAGAAATTGGAGCTTAGCCCCAAG CATCGTGGTTCACAGGTTCTCGAAATTCAAAATTTCAACCCTGCTTGTTTAGATGATGTTGCACGAGTTCATTCAAGATCTTACATCACTGGACTCGAAAAG GCTATGAGTAAAGCTTCAGAAGAGGGTCTTATATTCATTGAAGGAACTGGACCAACATACGCTACAGAGACT ACTTTCCAAGAATCACTTCTATCAGCTGGTGCCGGAATCACATTGGTTGATTCAGTG GTTGCCGCATCAAAGTTAGGTCCTAATCCACCCCTTGGCTTTGCGTTAGTAAGGCCGCCAGGACATCATGCTGTTCCTCAAGGTCCCATGGGCTTTTGTGTCTTTGGGAACATTGCGGTGGCTGCTCGGCACGCTCAGCATCAACATGGACTAAAGCGGGTGATGATAATAGACTTTGACGTTCACCATGGCAATGGGACATCCGATGCATTTTATGATGATCCAGACATCTTCTTCCTCTCAACTCACCAG TTTGGAAGCTATCCTGGGACTGGTAAGATCAACCAAGTCGGTCAGGGCGATGGCGAAGGTGCAACGCTCAACCTGCCACTTCCTGGTGGCGCAGGCGATTACGCAATGAGGTGTGCTTTTGACGAGGTCATTGCTCCATCGGCCCAACGATTCAAGCCTGATATAATCCTTGTTTCAGCTGG GTATGACGCGCATGCACTGGACCCCTTGGCTGGCCTGCAGTTCACAACGGGCACGTTCTATATGTTGGCATCGAGCATCAAGCAGCTTGCAAAGGAGCTCTGCGGTGGCCGCTGCATCTTCTTCCTAGAAGGAGGGTACAACCTGCAGTCGCTCTCCAGCTCCGTCGCAGACACCTTCTGTGCGTTCCTCGATGAGCCCAGCCTCGCAGCGCAGTTCGACGATCCAGCGATGCTTTTTGAAGAGCCGACTTGGAAGATCAAAGAGGCGATTGAGAAGGCCAAGGGCATCCACTCGCTCTAG
- the LOC112885829 gene encoding histone deacetylase 14 isoform X1 — MEKLWVPSLPILGGRMLPLLRHCCAFGSHHPLTWRSIFQTSGREQKQIRSWSAQCSADNEGASVSEKDNPHKKLALPDNSLLDARILYCTSPALGHNKEAHPESNKRVPAIVDALEKLELSPKHRGSQVLEIQNFNPACLDDVARVHSRSYITGLEKAMSKASEEGLIFIEGTGPTYATETTFQESLLSAGAGITLVDSVVAASKLGPNPPLGFALVRPPGHHAVPQGPMGFCVFGNIAVAARHAQHQHGLKRVMIIDFDVHHGNGTSDAFYDDPDIFFLSTHQFGSYPGTGKINQVGQGDGEGATLNLPLPGGAGDYAMRCAFDEVIAPSAQRFKPDIILVSAGYDAHALDPLAGLQFTTGTFYMLASSIKQLAKELCGGRCIFFLEGGYNLQSLSSSVADTFCAFLDEPSLAAQFDDPAMLFEEPTWKIKEAIEKAKGIHSL; from the exons ATGGAGAAGCTGTGGGTGCCATCCCTTCCGATTCTTGGAG GGAGAATGTTGCCTTTGCTCAGACATTGTTGTGCCTTTGGAAGTCATCATCCCTTAACCTGGAGGAGCATCTTCCAAACATCGGGAAGAGAACAAAAACAAATCAGGAGTTGGAGTGCACAGTGCTCGGCAGATAATGAGGGAGCTTCTGTATCAGAGAAAGACAATCCTCATAAGAAATTAGCATTACCTGATAATTCACTTCTCGATGCTCGTATTCTCTATTGTACCTCTCCTGCCCTGGGTCATAACAAA GAAGCACATCCAGAATCTAACAAAAGAGTGCCTGCAATAGTTGATGCTCTCGAGAAATTGGAGCTTAGCCCCAAG CATCGTGGTTCACAGGTTCTCGAAATTCAAAATTTCAACCCTGCTTGTTTAGATGATGTTGCACGAGTTCATTCAAGATCTTACATCACTGGACTCGAAAAG GCTATGAGTAAAGCTTCAGAAGAGGGTCTTATATTCATTGAAGGAACTGGACCAACATACGCTACAGAGACT ACTTTCCAAGAATCACTTCTATCAGCTGGTGCCGGAATCACATTGGTTGATTCAGTG GTTGCCGCATCAAAGTTAGGTCCTAATCCACCCCTTGGCTTTGCGTTAGTAAGGCCGCCAGGACATCATGCTGTTCCTCAAGGTCCCATGGGCTTTTGTGTCTTTGGGAACATTGCGGTGGCTGCTCGGCACGCTCAGCATCAACATGGACTAAAGCGGGTGATGATAATAGACTTTGACGTTCACCATGGCAATGGGACATCCGATGCATTTTATGATGATCCAGACATCTTCTTCCTCTCAACTCACCAG TTTGGAAGCTATCCTGGGACTGGTAAGATCAACCAAGTCGGTCAGGGCGATGGCGAAGGTGCAACGCTCAACCTGCCACTTCCTGGTGGCGCAGGCGATTACGCAATGAGGTGTGCTTTTGACGAGGTCATTGCTCCATCGGCCCAACGATTCAAGCCTGATATAATCCTTGTTTCAGCTGG GTATGACGCGCATGCACTGGACCCCTTGGCTGGCCTGCAGTTCACAACGGGCACGTTCTATATGTTGGCATCGAGCATCAAGCAGCTTGCAAAGGAGCTCTGCGGTGGCCGCTGCATCTTCTTCCTAGAAGGAGGGTACAACCTGCAGTCGCTCTCCAGCTCCGTCGCAGACACCTTCTGTGCGTTCCTCGATGAGCCCAGCCTCGCAGCGCAGTTCGACGATCCAGCGATGCTTTTTGAAGAGCCGACTTGGAAGATCAAAGAGGCGATTGAGAAGGCCAAGGGCATCCACTCGCTCTAG